A single Pseudomonas sp. DC1.2 DNA region contains:
- a CDS encoding AI-2E family transporter — protein MVDMRRWFWLGGVVLLCGFVWLLHPILTPFLVALLLAYLFDPLVDRLEKLGLSRTWGVVSVFALFTLIVTTLMLVLVPLLAKQLFRLYELAPQMLDWLQHTAVPWAQSKLGLADGFWKFDKVKAAISEHMGQTTDIVGVVLSQATASSLALIGWLANLVLIPVVSFYLLRDWDLMMAKIRSLLPRDREERIVALAGECHEVLGAFVRGQLLVMLALGVIYAAGLMIVGLELGLLIGLIAGLAAIVPYMGFVIGIGAALIAGLFQFGGDLYPMIGIVAVFMVGQALEGMVLTPLLVGDRIGLHPVAVIFAILAGGELFGFTGVLLALPVAAVIMVLVRHMHDLYKDSDIYSGVDDPEL, from the coding sequence ATGGTCGATATGCGGCGTTGGTTCTGGTTGGGTGGCGTGGTGCTGCTCTGCGGGTTTGTGTGGCTGCTGCATCCGATCCTGACACCGTTTCTGGTGGCGCTGCTGTTGGCCTATCTGTTCGATCCTTTGGTGGATCGCCTGGAAAAGCTTGGCCTGTCGAGGACGTGGGGCGTGGTGTCGGTGTTTGCGTTGTTCACCCTGATCGTCACGACGCTGATGCTGGTGTTGGTGCCGTTGCTCGCCAAGCAGCTGTTTCGTCTCTACGAGCTGGCACCGCAGATGCTCGATTGGTTGCAACACACGGCCGTGCCGTGGGCGCAGTCGAAACTGGGTCTGGCGGATGGTTTCTGGAAGTTCGACAAGGTCAAGGCGGCGATCAGCGAACACATGGGGCAGACCACCGATATCGTCGGCGTGGTCCTGAGCCAGGCGACCGCTTCCAGTCTCGCGTTGATTGGCTGGCTGGCGAACCTGGTGCTGATTCCAGTGGTGAGTTTCTATCTGCTGCGCGACTGGGATCTGATGATGGCGAAGATTCGCAGCCTGTTACCGCGAGACCGGGAGGAGCGCATTGTCGCCCTGGCCGGTGAATGCCATGAAGTGCTCGGGGCGTTTGTGCGCGGTCAGTTGCTGGTGATGCTGGCGCTGGGTGTGATCTACGCGGCAGGCTTGATGATTGTCGGGCTGGAGTTGGGGCTGTTGATCGGCCTGATCGCCGGTTTGGCGGCGATTGTGCCGTATATGGGGTTTGTGATCGGAATTGGCGCGGCGTTGATTGCCGGTCTGTTCCAGTTCGGTGGCGACCTGTATCCCATGATCGGCATCGTCGCGGTGTTTATGGTCGGGCAGGCGCTTGAAGGCATGGTGTTGACCCCGTTGCTGGTGGGGGACCGAATCGGCCTGCATCCGGTGGCGGTGATCTTCGCGATTCTGGCTGGCGGTGAGTTGTTTGGTTTTACCGGTGTATTACTGGCCTTGCCCGTGGCAGCGGTGATCATGGTGCTGGTGCGTCATATGCATGATTTGTATAAAGATTCAGATATTTACAGCGGCGTCGACGATCCAGAGCTATAG
- the hda gene encoding DnaA regulatory inactivator Hda: MKPIQLPLGVRLRDDATFINYYPGANAAALGYVERLCEADAGWTESLIYLWGKDGVGRTHLLQAACLRFEQMGEPAVYLPLAELLDRGIGILDNLEQYELVCLDDLQAVAGRADWEEALFHLFNRLRDSGRRLLIAASTSPRELPVKLADLKSRLTLALIFQMRPLSDEDKLRALQLRASRRGLHLTDEVGHFILTRGTRSMSALFELLERLDQASLQAQRKLTIPFLKETLGW, translated from the coding sequence ATGAAACCGATTCAGCTGCCCCTAGGTGTTCGTCTGCGTGACGACGCCACCTTTATCAATTACTACCCAGGCGCCAACGCGGCTGCACTCGGCTATGTCGAGCGGCTTTGCGAAGCTGATGCTGGGTGGACTGAAAGCCTGATTTACCTTTGGGGTAAGGACGGAGTAGGGCGCACGCATCTGTTGCAGGCGGCCTGCCTGCGCTTTGAGCAAATGGGGGAGCCAGCGGTGTATTTGCCACTGGCTGAATTGTTGGATCGCGGCATTGGAATCCTCGACAACCTCGAACAATACGAACTGGTCTGCCTTGATGATTTGCAGGCGGTTGCCGGGCGAGCGGATTGGGAAGAGGCGTTGTTCCATCTGTTTAATCGCTTGCGTGACAGCGGTCGGCGTTTGCTGATTGCCGCATCGACTTCGCCTCGCGAATTGCCGGTCAAGCTGGCGGACTTGAAATCGCGCCTGACCCTGGCGCTGATTTTCCAGATGCGCCCCTTGTCTGACGAAGACAAATTACGAGCCTTGCAGTTGCGCGCTTCTCGGCGTGGTCTGCATCTGACCGATGAAGTCGGGCATTTTATTTTGACCCGGGGCACCCGCAGCATGAGTGCGCTTTTCGAGCTGCTTGAGCGTCTCGATCAGGCCTCCCTTCAAGCTCAGCGCAAGCTGACGATCCCTTTCCTGAAAGAAACCCTGGGCTGGTAA
- a CDS encoding C40 family peptidase, with the protein MTMSARLTLMLLAALLSGCASRTPPPAPVVRAPLVFGSSQAFSPEAEDVLFRALGLVGTPYRWGGNTPDSGFDCSGLIGYVYRDVAGISLPRSTREMIVMQAPNVGKEGLQTGDLIFFATNGGSQVSHAGIYVGEGRFVHAPATGGTVKLDSLSKAYWQKAYLSAKRVLQPEHLARNP; encoded by the coding sequence ATGACGATGTCGGCCCGCCTCACACTTATGCTCTTGGCAGCGCTGCTCAGCGGCTGTGCCAGCCGAACGCCTCCTCCTGCGCCAGTGGTTCGTGCCCCGCTTGTTTTCGGCTCCTCGCAAGCATTCTCGCCTGAGGCAGAAGACGTGTTGTTTCGCGCCTTGGGTCTCGTGGGTACGCCTTATCGCTGGGGCGGCAACACGCCAGACTCCGGTTTTGATTGCAGTGGGCTGATCGGCTATGTGTACCGCGACGTCGCAGGCATTTCCCTGCCGCGCTCCACCCGCGAGATGATCGTCATGCAGGCGCCGAATGTGGGCAAAGAAGGCCTGCAAACCGGTGATCTGATCTTCTTCGCCACCAATGGTGGTTCTCAGGTCAGTCACGCGGGCATCTACGTCGGCGAAGGGCGCTTCGTCCATGCGCCTGCCACCGGTGGCACGGTGAAGCTCGATAGCCTGTCCAAAGCCTACTGGCAGAAGGCATATCTGAGTGCCAAACGCGTTTTGCAGCCTGAGCATCTGGCACGTAACCCCTAG
- a CDS encoding C40 family peptidase produces MLNRFAPLVPLALVTLLFGCAAHSPVSQQEQQQQVKNSATAQSSVIYQEEMATEKELASFADGKSYQLPVLADSILERGMSLIGTRYRFGGTSEAGFDCSGFIGYLFREEAGMNLPRSTREMINVDAPLVARNKLKPGDLLFFATNGRRGRVSHAGIYLGDDQFIHSSSRKSGGVRVDSLGDSYWSKTFIEAKRALAMAPTVVTARK; encoded by the coding sequence ATGCTAAATCGCTTCGCACCCCTCGTGCCTCTCGCACTCGTCACCCTGTTGTTTGGTTGCGCTGCTCACTCTCCAGTGTCCCAGCAAGAGCAGCAACAGCAGGTTAAAAACTCTGCTACCGCCCAGTCTTCCGTTATTTACCAGGAAGAAATGGCCACCGAAAAAGAACTGGCAAGCTTCGCCGATGGCAAGTCTTACCAGCTTCCGGTTCTGGCCGACAGCATCCTTGAACGAGGCATGTCCCTGATCGGTACCCGTTACCGTTTCGGCGGCACCTCTGAAGCTGGCTTCGACTGCAGCGGCTTCATCGGTTACCTGTTCCGCGAAGAGGCGGGCATGAACCTGCCGCGCTCCACCCGCGAAATGATCAACGTGGATGCGCCACTGGTTGCTCGCAACAAGCTCAAGCCAGGTGATTTGCTGTTCTTCGCCACGAATGGCCGTCGCGGTCGCGTCAGCCACGCCGGTATCTACCTCGGTGATGACCAATTCATCCACTCCAGCAGCCGCAAAAGCGGTGGTGTGCGGGTTGATAGCCTAGGCGACAGTTACTGGAGCAAAACCTTCATCGAAGCTAAGCGCGCACTCGCGATGGCGCCCACCGTCGTCACTGCTCGCAAGTAA
- a CDS encoding sorbosone dehydrogenase family protein: protein MLKPQFVFVIALAGGLAACGESSRLQVSDGTGPSPTLPEPNKTLIPTVNIAPAVGWANGVTPKAAQGMKVAAFAENLDHPRWLYVLPNGDVLVAETNAPPKPDDATGIRGWVMKKVMGRAGAGVPSANRITLLRDKDHDGVAETRTVFLENLNSPFGMALVGNDLYVADSDKLLRFPYKDGETSITAQPTKVVDLPGGTINHHWTKNVIASKDGSKLYVTVGSNSNVGENGLAAEEGRAAIWEVDRATGKHRIFASGLRNPNGMSWEPTSGALWTAVNERDEIGSDLVPDYITSVKDGAFYGWPFSYYGQHVDVRVTPQNLDLVAKAIAPDYAVGPHTASLGLTFAQGSKLPAPFTNGAFIGQHGSWNRKPHSGYKVIFVPFAAGKPNGQPMDVLTGFLDKDENAMGRPVGVVIDQQGDLLVADDVGNKVWRVSAAK, encoded by the coding sequence ATGCTCAAGCCTCAGTTCGTTTTCGTCATCGCCCTCGCCGGAGGGCTCGCCGCCTGCGGTGAGTCCTCCCGCCTGCAAGTCTCGGACGGCACCGGACCGTCGCCCACGCTGCCGGAACCGAACAAGACCCTGATTCCGACGGTGAACATCGCCCCGGCGGTCGGCTGGGCGAATGGTGTGACTCCCAAAGCTGCCCAGGGCATGAAGGTCGCTGCCTTTGCCGAAAACCTGGATCACCCGCGCTGGCTATACGTATTGCCCAATGGCGACGTACTGGTGGCTGAAACCAACGCCCCGCCCAAACCTGATGACGCCACTGGCATCCGCGGCTGGGTCATGAAGAAAGTCATGGGCCGCGCCGGTGCCGGCGTCCCAAGCGCGAATCGTATTACGCTGTTGCGCGACAAAGACCACGACGGCGTCGCCGAAACGCGCACCGTATTCCTGGAAAATCTCAACTCGCCATTCGGCATGGCATTGGTCGGCAACGATCTTTACGTCGCCGACTCCGACAAGTTGCTCCGCTTTCCTTACAAGGACGGCGAAACATCCATCACTGCGCAGCCGACCAAAGTCGTCGATTTGCCGGGCGGCACGATAAACCATCACTGGACTAAAAACGTCATCGCCAGCAAGGACGGCAGCAAGCTGTACGTCACCGTCGGCTCCAACAGCAATGTTGGCGAAAACGGTCTGGCCGCCGAAGAAGGTCGCGCTGCCATTTGGGAGGTGGACCGCGCCACCGGCAAGCACCGGATTTTTGCCTCCGGCCTTCGCAACCCCAACGGCATGAGCTGGGAACCGACCAGCGGTGCGCTCTGGACCGCCGTCAACGAGCGCGACGAAATCGGCAGTGACCTGGTGCCGGACTACATCACCTCAGTCAAGGACGGCGCGTTCTATGGCTGGCCGTTCAGCTACTACGGCCAACATGTCGACGTGCGCGTCACGCCACAGAACCTGGACCTGGTTGCAAAAGCCATTGCGCCGGATTACGCGGTTGGCCCTCACACGGCCTCGCTGGGTTTGACCTTCGCCCAAGGCAGCAAACTGCCAGCGCCGTTTACCAACGGCGCTTTCATCGGTCAGCACGGCTCCTGGAACCGCAAACCACACAGTGGCTACAAGGTGATTTTCGTACCGTTCGCGGCCGGCAAACCCAACGGGCAGCCGATGGATGTACTGACCGGCTTCCTCGACAAAGACGAAAATGCCATGGGCCGGCCGGTGGGCGTGGTGATCGATCAGCAGGGGGACTTACTGGTGGCGGACGACGTGGGGAATAAGGTGTGGCGGGTTTCGGCCGCTAAATAA
- a CDS encoding class I SAM-dependent methyltransferase produces the protein MTARTLNLDDALYRYVLDVSLRETPLLKRLRDETQALPMARWQVAPEQGQFLALLVKLTGARRLLEVGTFTGYSALCMAAALPDDGSLICCDIAGDYNAIALRYWQEAGLDGRIELRLAPALDTLATLETLGSFDLIFIDADKANYPCYLEHALRLLRVGGLAVFDNTLWSGRVLETHPDSADTRAIQALNLALKDDARVDLSLLPLGDGLTLCRKR, from the coding sequence ATGACCGCTCGCACGCTCAACCTCGATGATGCCCTGTATCGCTACGTACTCGACGTCTCCCTCAGGGAAACGCCGTTGCTCAAGCGTTTGCGCGATGAAACTCAGGCGTTGCCCATGGCGCGCTGGCAGGTGGCACCGGAGCAGGGGCAGTTTCTTGCGCTGTTGGTCAAACTCACGGGCGCCAGGCGTTTGCTGGAAGTCGGTACCTTCACCGGTTACAGCGCCCTGTGCATGGCGGCAGCGTTGCCCGATGACGGCTCGCTGATCTGTTGCGATATTGCGGGTGACTACAACGCCATCGCGCTTCGTTACTGGCAGGAGGCCGGGCTTGACGGGCGAATTGAGCTGCGCCTGGCGCCTGCTCTGGACACCTTGGCCACGCTTGAGACGCTCGGTTCGTTCGACCTGATTTTCATTGACGCTGACAAGGCTAACTACCCGTGCTACTTGGAGCATGCGTTGCGTTTGCTACGTGTCGGCGGCCTCGCGGTGTTCGATAACACGCTGTGGAGCGGGAGAGTGCTTGAGACTCATCCGGACAGCGCAGACACCCGAGCCATCCAGGCGCTCAACCTCGCCTTGAAGGATGACGCACGAGTCGATCTGTCGTTATTACCGTTGGGGGATGGGTTGACCCTGTGTCGCAAGCGCTGA